GCCGCAGCCCTACAGCTTCGATGCGGAAAACAGCATTCTCTGGCAGGAGGCCATCTCCGGCGAGCCGTTGGCGAAAATTGCCACGGCGGTCGAGAATCTGCCGGCAATGGCGCAAGAAATTGGCGCACGCCTGGCGGCGTTGCACGCCATGCGTTTGCCGCTGAAGGAAGAAATGACGCTGGCTTTTCAAATTGATGACCTGCGCCGTTCCGTCGACATGATCAGCCGGACTTTTCCGGAATATGCCGCGCGCTGCGAGAAACTGGGCCAGATGCTCCTGAGCGCCGCCGCCGGTCTGCCGGCGCTGCCCTCCACGCCGGTGCACGGCTCGTTCAAATTCAGCCATATTTTTGCCACGACCAAGGGTTTGGTGTTCATCGATTTTGACGGCGCCAATCTCGGCGACCCGGCTTACGACGTCGGCCGCTTCATCGCGCATGTACACAAGATGAAAGCCGATTTCCACATCGACCCGGAGGACGCGGAAAAAACCATCGCCAGCTTTTGCGAGTCGTACAACCGCGCTGCGGTTTCGCCGCTCGCGCCGGAGCGCATCAACTGGTTTAGCGCCAGCCATCTGCTCGCCAGCCAGATCTACAAAGCGGTCAAGCGCATCAACCCCGGCGCGATGAACAAGCTGTTGAAGATGGCCGAACGCCTTTGCCCGTCGTGAAAAGTTTCGTAGTCGCGCCTTTAGGCGCTAACACTGAGAAAATGAATTGATAATTGACAGATGAACCCAACTGATTATAGCATCCCTTGGGTTCATCAATCCGTTGGGGCATAAAAACTTTCAGAATTTTTCCAAATTAAGGAACTTAACCATTTTATTTTTCATGCCCCGTCGCATCAAAATATCCAATGACGAGCATCTGCCGCAGCTTGGCGTGGCTTTGGATGCCGCGGCCATGCAGGAAGTGTTGAAGCGCCAATTCCCCGAATTGGCCTCGGGTCCATGGCAAATTTACGGCATGATCGTCAAGGAATTTCACCACCGCCCCGGACGAAAGTGCGAGGTGGTTTATGGGTTGTACTTTAAAAACGCCGTGACCAGCGAGTTGCATCGGCAAACCTTGTCGGCCACGGTGCTGCCCAATAGCGAGGCTGAGACACTCTTTGCCGATGAACAGCAGCACCCTCATTTTCAGCCTCCCATCGGCTTTGCCGTGCACCTGATTCCGGAAGTGGGAATGATTCTCTGGGGTTTTCCCAATGACCCCCGGCTCCGGCGCTTGCCCGCGCTGGTGGATCCGGTGCTGCTGCAGGAAATTTTGCAACAAAATTGGGCGAGCTTGCAGGTGCCGCGCGATCATCGCCTGGCCGGCGTCGATACCGAAGTCGTCAAATACGTGCCGCAGGATCGCTGCACCCTCAAGCACACCCTGCGGCTGCAAAACGCCGGTCATGATGACAAGCTGGTGGTTTTCAGCAAAACCTACAGCGACAAAACCGATGGCGAGCCGATTTTTGGCGTGGTGCGCGACTTGTGGAATGCGCCGGTTTGCCAATCCGGCGCGCTGGCGATTCCGGAGCCGCTGTTCTTCAATCGCGAGCTCAATGTTATCTTTCAGCGCGGCCTGGCCGGGCTGAATATGGATGAGAGCGAAATTTTGAGCCGGATCGATCTCGAGGCGGCAATGGAAAAAATCGGCGTGGCCCTGGCCGGCATTCATCAAAGCGCAGTGCCGGCCTCCAGCTTCCGTTCGCTGCAGAAGGAAATCTACGAGGTCGCCGAAGGCATGGAAGCCTTGTGCAAATTCAATCCGGCTTATCAAGCCCCACTGGAAGCCATCAACGAGGAGTTGTGGCAAAGATTGCCGGCGCTCCCCTCGCTCGGCTCTGTGCCGATTCACGGGGCGTTTCGGCTCAGCCAGCTTCTCATCGCCGGCGACAAAATCGGCCTGGTTGATTTTGACGGTTTCTTGCAGGGCGACCCGGTTGTGGACGTGGGCAGCTTTGTGGCGCACTTGCTTTATTTGGTGGTGAAGGGTGATCTGACCGAAACGCGAAGCCGCGCTGCCATCCGCCGCTTTTGCCGCGCCTATGCCGAAGCCGTGCCGTGGGGATTGCCGGACGATCTTTTGCACTGGTGCGTTCCGGTCATGCTCATCAGCAAACAGGCGAAAAAATGTATCCGGCTCGCGAAAGACAATCACGCCGCCAAAGTCGAACAATTGGTGAATTGGGCCGGCGCCATTCTCGAGGGCAAAGAGCGGCTGGCGTGAGCAGAAGTTTGTCGTTGCGCCTTCAGGCGTTTAACTTTTGTCGGAAGACCGACGCCTAAGGCGAAACGACGAACCAATTTTCAGAGGAATTGCCATGCCGGGTTGGATACTTGATAATGATGAAAACAAACGTTTGCAGTGATGTCTTCAAGCATTTAACTTTTGCCGGAAGCTTGACGCCTAAGGGCGAAACGACGAATGTATTTTCATAAGAATGAAAATCGGAGTGCAACAGTTCACTGTTGCAATGCTGCAGCATGAAAATCAAAGTGCAATAATTCACCGGTACAATGCCAGAGCATGAAAATCGGAGTGCAACAGTTAACTGTTGCAATGCTAAAGCATGGCACTCCGAAAATCTTTTTCACGATCCGAAACTGCCGCATCTGGCGACCGCGGTAGATCCGGCAGCAATGGCTGAAATTTTTTCTAAAAATTTGCGGCCGGCGCTTGCTGAGCAGAGTTTGCAAATCGAACGTTGCGCCGTGGAATGGCTGCAGCATCGCCGCGGCCGGCGCTGCCGGTTGCTTTACCGCCTCAACATGCGAGATGCCGGCGGCCAAACAATCGACCAGTGGTTCTTTGGCAAGCTCTTACGGCCGGGCCAGGCACGCCGGGAGTATGAAGAGGCCATGATCGCGGCTTCGTCGCCAAACGGCCTGTGGCAGCCGCTGTATCTCTGGCCTGATCTTGAAATGGTGATCTGGAGTTTTCCGCATGATCCGGCGATGCCCGGATTGCGCCAGGCCGCTGATCCCATTTGGGTGCAAGCCCGGCTCAATTCCCAAATCGCAGCGTTGGGTTTACCCGCCGCGTGGCGATGCGAAGAGGTGGTGGTGGAGCGCGTGAAATACATGCCGGGCAAACGTTGCGTGTTGCGCTGCCATGCGCGCCTCGCCGATTGCCACAAAAATGCCGTAGCGCAGGCTTCCAGCCTGCAAGCAGACATGATATTTGCGTTACATTGCGACGCGCGTGTAAAAGTCAATGCCGATTCCTCTGGCGCCAGCCGCTGTCTCTCATTTTACAGCAAGACCTACGCAGATGGCAAAAGCGTTTTGCACTTTGCGAATTTGCAGAAGTTGTACGCCAATGCTTTGCGCAATGGCCAATCATTCAAGGTCCCCCGGCCCTTGGCGCATTGGGACGAGGCCAACACCCTTTGGCAGGAATCTTGGGAAGGCCGGCCGCTGATTGACCGGCTTGGTGAGCTGGATTGGGAAAAATTGTTTCCACGCATCGCCGCTGCGCTGGCGGCTTTTCATCAAAGCCCATGCGACCACCTGCCCGAGGTTGAGGCGTTGGAACGCGGATTTGAAGCCGTGCAGGAAGATGCGCCGATGTTGGGCTGGCTTTTGCCGCAGCAGCAAGCGCGTTTCGACGAGGCGCAGGCTGCTATTGCCGCCGCCAAAGAAATTTTGTCGCGACAGCCGGCGCCGCACGCGCCGACTCACGGCACCATGCGTCTCGAACAAATCCTGTTCAAAGACGGCGACATGGCCCTGGTCGATTTCGACGCCGCGGCGTTGAGCGATCCGCATCTTGACGTCGCCGAATTTTTGATTTCGCTGCAATTTTTGGAATTTTCACACGGTCTGCCGCGTCAACGTTTGGCTGCCGCCGCGCAATCGTTCCAAGCCGCTTATGCCCGGCAGGTTCCCTGGCGCCTCGATCCCCAGCGCGTGGCCTGGCATGCCGCCGTGTCTTTGCTGGATAAACTGCACGAGGCGCTGCGGAATTTGGATGCCAACACGCTGCAAAAGCTCGAGGCGATTTTGGAAGTCATGGAAGATTGGTTGAAAATCATCAGCAAGTGAAATTTTTAGGCTCACAAAAATTGAACTCTCACAGAAATAAGTCAAAAGTTTAATTCCGTGAGAGTTCCACTTCTGGGAGCGAAATTCCTGCTCGTCGGTTTGAGGCGAAACTTCGTTGGATAGTTACAGTTTCGGATTTTATATGAGAATCGCCTTCATTCGCACCAAAAAGGAAAGCACCGTCATCACCCGCGACACGCCGCCACACGGCGCGCCGATGGAGCTGAAATTTTCGCCGAAATCCGGCAGCAGCTCCAAAAATATCATTCTCGGGCTTCAGCACTATGGTCTGGCCACGGCCTGCGAAGAGTGGAAATTGTGGAACGGCCCGTTTCAGGAAATTCCGGCGAACGGGCGGCTGGCGGTGAAGCTGTTTCCCTGCGATGGTGATCTCACCTCGCCGGCGCTGGCGCGTTATCTCACCGCCAACGGCGCGCCGGAAATGCTGTGGGTGGAAGGCACCGAGCATCCGCCGTACATCCGGCAAATTTTCGAGCTGTGTCCGGACAGCTTCAAAATCGTTTATTCAAAAGAATGGCGGCCGTGGAAAATCGAAAAGCTCGAGCAATACGACCTTTGCCTGGTCGACGAAGACTGGGAAGCCGAAGAGGTCAACAAGCATTATCCCGGGGTGCATTGCGCGGTGTGGGACAAGCTGATCGACTATGAAACCATGCATTATCCCCTGCCGTGCGAGAAAATTTACGACATTTGTTATGTCGCGTATTTGCGGCCGCGCAAAAATCACGAGCTGCTCTTTCGCGCCATGGCGAAGTTGCAAGACCGGAAGTTGCGCTGTGTTTGTGTCGGCGACGACCGCAAAGGCAATCGCGAGGAGTTGGAGAAGCTGATTGCGGAGTTGAATCTCGCCGTGCATTTCACCGGCGAGGTTCCCAAAGAGGAAGTCAATCGCTACATCAACCAATCCAGAATAGGCGTGATGGCGGCGGTGTTGGATGCGGCGCCGCGCGCAATTTTGGAATACATGGCCGCTGATGTTCCCGTGCTGGTTAATTCGGAGTTGTGGGCCGGAGCACGATATGTCGGCCCCGGCGCTGGTTTGGTGAAATCGCCGGAGGAATTTCATCTTGGACTCGCGGCGCTGTTGGATAATTATCAAAACTACTCGCCGCGCCGGTTCTTGTTGCAAAACTATTCTTTGGAAAAAGTTATGGCGAAGTTTATCGAAATTTTAGGACAAGCAGGTTACCAATTCAGGAGGAATTTTAATGCCCTGGGTCAAAGTCATCAGTGAGTCTGCAGCAACGGGCGATTTGTTGGAATTATACAAAGAGCAGAGAAAAAAAGGCAAACATAGCGACGTTCCGCTGGGCGAGGCCAGCATGCCGCCGGCCTATTCGGTGTTTTCGCAGAACGGCGCCGCGCTTTGCGCGCTCAAAGAATTGGAAGCAATTATCCGATTTGGCAAATCCGAGCTGTCGCGCCTGCAGCGGGAAATGATCGCGACGGTCACCTCGCGCTTGAACGAATGCGTCTTTTGCACCATGGCGCACGCGCGATTCGTGCGGGACAAAACCAAGGACGAAAAATTCTACGAGGATTTGGTGCGCGATTATCAGCAGGCGGATTTGCGCCCGGCTGATCGGGCCATGCTGGATTATGCCGCGAAATTGACGCAAAACCCCGGTGCCGTAACCGCCGAGGACGTTGCCGGATTGCGCGCGCACGGTTTTTCCGATGCCGCCATCACGGATATTGCGTTGAATGTCAGTTTCATGTGCCTGTATAATCGCATGATATTGGGATTGGGCGCCGAGGTTCAACCGCACAAGCTCGAGGAAGCCCGTCGCCTGGGCATGAAACTGCCGCCGCATGAGCAGAAATAAAATAAAGCAATTTAACCGGAGTGCAAAACTTTAGTTTTGCAATGCTAAAGCCTCGCACTCCGAGACACAAGGGAGATTTGGTTGATGCACGCCAGCGAAACCAGCCTCAGGCAGGCGAAAGCGACATACAAAAACGCACGCCGCGCTGAGTTGCCCAACCGCAAAGCCGTTCGCGAAGATCAGGCGCTGCCGCAGCTTGCCCTCGCGCTCGATCCGCAGAAAATGCGCGCCGCCTTCGAGGAGTATTTTCGCCGCGAGTATCCACAGCACGGTGTGATCGTCGACGAAGTTTACGTCGGCAAATCCTATCACAAACCGGGACGCGGCTGCGACGTCAATTACGGCGTGAACTGCCGTGACCGCGACAATCACGCGCATTACCTGCTGCTTCACGGAAAAATCTCTGCAGACGGCGAAGG
The DNA window shown above is from candidate division KSB1 bacterium and carries:
- a CDS encoding aminoglycoside phosphotransferase family protein; its protein translation is MPRRIKISNDEHLPQLGVALDAAAMQEVLKRQFPELASGPWQIYGMIVKEFHHRPGRKCEVVYGLYFKNAVTSELHRQTLSATVLPNSEAETLFADEQQHPHFQPPIGFAVHLIPEVGMILWGFPNDPRLRRLPALVDPVLLQEILQQNWASLQVPRDHRLAGVDTEVVKYVPQDRCTLKHTLRLQNAGHDDKLVVFSKTYSDKTDGEPIFGVVRDLWNAPVCQSGALAIPEPLFFNRELNVIFQRGLAGLNMDESEILSRIDLEAAMEKIGVALAGIHQSAVPASSFRSLQKEIYEVAEGMEALCKFNPAYQAPLEAINEELWQRLPALPSLGSVPIHGAFRLSQLLIAGDKIGLVDFDGFLQGDPVVDVGSFVAHLLYLVVKGDLTETRSRAAIRRFCRAYAEAVPWGLPDDLLHWCVPVMLISKQAKKCIRLAKDNHAAKVEQLVNWAGAILEGKERLA
- a CDS encoding peroxidase-related enzyme (This protein belongs to a clade of uncharacterized proteins related to peroxidases such as the alkylhydroperoxidase AhpD.), which produces MPWVKVISESAATGDLLELYKEQRKKGKHSDVPLGEASMPPAYSVFSQNGAALCALKELEAIIRFGKSELSRLQREMIATVTSRLNECVFCTMAHARFVRDKTKDEKFYEDLVRDYQQADLRPADRAMLDYAAKLTQNPGAVTAEDVAGLRAHGFSDAAITDIALNVSFMCLYNRMILGLGAEVQPHKLEEARRLGMKLPPHEQK
- a CDS encoding glycosyltransferase family 4 protein, giving the protein MRIAFIRTKKESTVITRDTPPHGAPMELKFSPKSGSSSKNIILGLQHYGLATACEEWKLWNGPFQEIPANGRLAVKLFPCDGDLTSPALARYLTANGAPEMLWVEGTEHPPYIRQIFELCPDSFKIVYSKEWRPWKIEKLEQYDLCLVDEDWEAEEVNKHYPGVHCAVWDKLIDYETMHYPLPCEKIYDICYVAYLRPRKNHELLFRAMAKLQDRKLRCVCVGDDRKGNREELEKLIAELNLAVHFTGEVPKEEVNRYINQSRIGVMAAVLDAAPRAILEYMAADVPVLVNSELWAGARYVGPGAGLVKSPEEFHLGLAALLDNYQNYSPRRFLLQNYSLEKVMAKFIEILGQAGYQFRRNFNALGQSHQ
- a CDS encoding aminoglycoside phosphotransferase family protein translates to MAEIFSKNLRPALAEQSLQIERCAVEWLQHRRGRRCRLLYRLNMRDAGGQTIDQWFFGKLLRPGQARREYEEAMIAASSPNGLWQPLYLWPDLEMVIWSFPHDPAMPGLRQAADPIWVQARLNSQIAALGLPAAWRCEEVVVERVKYMPGKRCVLRCHARLADCHKNAVAQASSLQADMIFALHCDARVKVNADSSGASRCLSFYSKTYADGKSVLHFANLQKLYANALRNGQSFKVPRPLAHWDEANTLWQESWEGRPLIDRLGELDWEKLFPRIAAALAAFHQSPCDHLPEVEALERGFEAVQEDAPMLGWLLPQQQARFDEAQAAIAAAKEILSRQPAPHAPTHGTMRLEQILFKDGDMALVDFDAAALSDPHLDVAEFLISLQFLEFSHGLPRQRLAAAAQSFQAAYARQVPWRLDPQRVAWHAAVSLLDKLHEALRNLDANTLQKLEAILEVMEDWLKIISK